The Tursiops truncatus isolate mTurTru1 chromosome X, mTurTru1.mat.Y, whole genome shotgun sequence DNA segment aaatggattaaagacctaaatgtaaggccagaaactatgaaactcttagaggaaaacataggcagaacactgtgtgacataaatcacagcaagattctttttgacccacctcctagagaaatggaaataaaaacaaaaataaacaaatgggacctaatgaaacttcaaagcttttgcacagcaaaggaaaccataaacaagaccaaaagacaaccctcagaatgggagaaaatatttgcaaatgaagcaactgacaaggattaatctccaaaatttataagtagctcatgcagctcaaaaacaaaaaaacccacaacccaatccaaaaatgggcagatctaaatagacatgtttccaaagaagatatacagtctgccaacaaacacatgaaagaatgctcaacatcattaatcattagagaaatgcaaatcaaaactacaatgggatatcatctcacaccagtcagaatggccatcaccaaaaaatctagaaacaataaatgctggagagggtgtggagaaaagggaaccctcttgcactgttggtgggaatgtaaattgatacagccactgtggagaacagtatggaagttccttaaaaaactgcaaatagaactaccttatgacccagcaatcccactactgggcatatactctgagaaaaccataattcaaaaatagtcatgtaccaaaatgttcattgcagctctatttacaatagcccggagatggaaacaacctaagtgtccatcaacagatgaatggataaagaagatgtggcacatatatacaatggaatattactcagccataaaaagaaatgaaattgagctatttgtaatgaggtggatagacctagagtctgtcatacagagtgaagtaagtcagaaagagaaagacaaatactgtatgctaacacatatatatggaatttaagaaaaaaatgtcatgaagaacctagaggtaagacaggtataagacacagacctactagagaatggacttgaggatatggggagggggaagggtaagctgtgacaaagcgagagagaggcatggacatatatacactaccaaatgtaaggtagagagctagtgggaagcagctgcatagcacagggagatcagctcggtgctttgtgaccacctggaggggtgggatagggagggtggagggagggtgatgcaagagggaagagatatggggacgtatgtatatgtataactgattcactttgttataaagcagaaactaacacaccattgtaaagcaattatactccaataaagatgtaaaaaaaaaaatgggttgaggacttgaaaagacatttattttccaaagaatacataaatgGTTAACACATACATTAAAAGGTGCTCAAtgtcgctaatcatcagggaaatgcaaatcaaaaccacaatgatgtatTACTCATATACCttttagaatggctgttatcaaaaagataagcaataacaaatgctggcgaaGATGTGGAGAATAAGGAACCCTGTGCAGTGCTGTTAGAAATGTAAGTTGtaaagccactgtggaagacagaatggaggttcctcataaaattaaaaatagaactaccacatgacccagaaatccACTTGGGTacatacccaaaggaaatgaaaacagggtaTCAAAGAGGTATCCGTACTCCCatgtttattacagcattattcacaacaaccAAGACATGGatacaatctaagtgtccatcaatggataaatcaatagagaaaatgtgctatctatatctatatttgtatctaaatctatatctatttatacaggtagataggtagatacagatatagatacataattcagctataaaaaagaaggaaattctgccgtTTGCAACAACGTAGATGCCCCTTGAAAGCAtcatgctaagcgaaataagtcatacagagaaaaacaaacaccgtattaTCTCACTTTATATGTAGACTCTAAAAACATCAAACTCATAGgaagagtagaatggtggctgggTTGCCAGTAGCTGAGGGGTGGGAAATAGGGAGGTattggtcaaagggcacaaactttgaataagatgaataatttccagggatataatgtacagcatggtgactgtagttgataatactgtattgtatacttgaaagttgctaggagagtagagCTCTAATGttctcaccaccatcaccattacaacaaaatggtaattatgtgaggtaagCTGTGTTAACTAACCTTGCTGTGgtaaacattttgagaaatagACATGTATCAAATtgtcatgttgtataccttaaggTTACACAACGTTATAtgtcatttatacctcaataaagctggggacaAAAATAGAAGGCTGACACTCCCctatttaaagatttattataagtctacagtaatcaagaaagatggtactgacataaaaatagaaaaatagatccatcaaacagagagaaaatgcagaaatatacacaaaatgaATGATCAACCAATTTTTGACAAAGTTATAAAGGCaattaaatagataaattatagtcttttcattaaatggtattagaaaatgtgaatatatgtatagaatcaaaaaatgaatttcagtCCATACCTCACACTGTATATAAATTCAACTCCAAATAAATTgtaggcagaaatagaaaaactaaaattttttaaagttttagtttcttaatatggtatattacattgattagCATCACTAgtcttcagagaaatgcaaatcaaaaccacgatgagaaaCCATTCACACCACTAGAAGGACTgcaataataacttttaaaaaagataataaaaattgttgacaaaaatgtgaagaaattagaaatctcatgcattgctggtaggaatgtaaaatgatagaatcactttaaaaaactgacagtttccaaaagtgtttaaaaatagagttaccatatgacccagcaattccactcctaggtacacacctaagaaaaatgaaaacgtatctctgcacaaaaacttgtacatgaatttcatagcagcattatttacaataagaaaagtggaaacaacccatttGGCTCTCAACTGATGATTggataaataaaactataaaacttattGGATAAAACATAGCAGAAAACAGGACCAGGCAAATGAGGGGCctagggtgcaaaatttaagaaCGTCCTCACTCTCGGGGATTTGCACAACCTTGAGAGAtactccttaaattttgcaccttAGACCAATCATCTCCTTGGTCTGGTGCAGACTTTGAGAGAATGCTTTGTGAGCGTGCggtaggcaatgatttcttagaaatgacaccaaaagtaaaATTCTAAACATTTTTAACATGGTAAACTgagcttcattaaaattaaaaacttcggggacttccctggtggtgcagtgtttgggaatccgcctgccaatgcaggggacacgggtttgatccctggtccaggaagatcccacatgccgaggagcaaatAAGCCAGtatgccactactactgagcctgcactctagagcccgcgagccacaactactgagcccacatgccacaactactgaagcccgcacagctagagcctgtgctctgcaacaagagaagccactgcaataagcccacacactgcagcaaagagtagcccccgctcgctgcaactagagaaagcccatgcacagcaacaaagacccaaagcagccaaaaataaataaatttcaaaaaaatttgaaaacttctgctcttcagaagattccattaagagaatgaaaaacaagtcacagacgggaaaaaaattatccagaatatataaaaacaactTTCAACACAATCAAAAATCTCACTTGAAAATAGGCAGAAGATATATGACCAAAGGATgggggaaaatatgaaaatgttcaacatcattatttgtaggtaaatatgaattaaatatgGCATATCCGTATGGCATAtccaaaataataatgaaatattatttgacattaaaaaacaataaagttctgatacatgctatgacatggttgaatcttgaaaatattatgctacatgaaagaagccagtcacaaaagattacatactgtgtgattccatttatatgaaatgtccagaatagggaaGTCTATGAAGACAGAAAGTAGTTTGGTGGTTGCTTAAACTTGGGGGACAGGAAAGATAGAGATTGACTGCTAACTGGTATGTGGCtactttttggagtgatgaaaatattattaaattatattatggcaatggttgtacaactctgtgaatacactaacaATATTGTACACTCTAAACTATAGATTGGAACTTATGGAAACTATATCTGAATAAAGCTTTTTAAGAATAACCAGGAGACTTCTGCTCAGGAGAAGATCACATAGCCCTTTTGCTCCCAAGATGCTCCCTATCAAGTACAAATATAAGCCCTGGAAATAACTTCAGAGAAAACCAAAGTAGAATTCTAAAAGATATAAGAGGAAGGTTAGGACCCTAGGACTAGGGAAACAGCACAGTACAAAGTTGTCTTATTACCTTTAACCCAAGAAAGAAAGGTGACCCAGGACTGCCATTTCCTGAACACCAGCTTATTTTTAGAAACAGAAGGTGGCCCAGGTAGGCTCATTCTTTTTCTGGATCAAATGAAAGTCCCACCTATCACAGGTGAGCCAGGCAGCACtacaaatcaataacagaaagatggcagaaaaatctcaaaacactTAAAAAGTAAACTAACCTTCTATATAATCCATTGGTCAATGAGAAAGtctcaaaggaaattttaaaaatatattgaactgaatgaaaatacaacacaTCAAAACTTGTGGTACACTGTTAAAGCACTGAAcatttacattagaaaagagaaaatcaataatctaagttcctacctaaagaaactagaaaaagaagaggaaaataaacaagCATAAAGCAGAAGAGAGGATGTATTGGGAATGAGTTAGAGTGAAAGGGGCTGTTGTTTGAGGGGGATGATATTGAAATGGAATATGAATGGGAGGAGAATTAGAGAAGGACATGACCTGGGGAGTGCAAGAGAATTGCTGAGTGGCCTGAGGGCCCAGCTGAGGTTGGAAACTCTATTAGATGAACCAATATTTGGAGGGCTACTACATTTTCTCACAGTGGTCATTATGAGATTGGAGGAATCAGATGCTTGGAGGGACCCAAGGCTGAGAGTAAATAGTGCAGACATGGTATTTCAAGAGCAAGGGAATGAAGATACAGTCAGTTCTAAATTAATACGCCCTGAGATCCTGCCTGGACAAGGAAAGaagtgaagagaaaagaaaagccttgAGGCACTGGACATCTCAACAAGACCAAATAGCAGAAGACGTGGAATCCAGCCATTGTTAGGAGATTTGAGTCACAGTGGAATACTGGAGTTGAGTCTTTTGGAAGTGATGTCATGCCTAGTGATGCCAAGTGGCTGCAGGTGGTTGAAATGCTAAGTTAAAGGATGAAAGGCCAGGGTGTGGGATGGGTCTTCCACGTAGATATTGTTGAGCTCACCTAGGATGAGGACAGGACTTGGAGTGTCAAGGTAGCCCGTTGAGCTGGCCCTTAGAGTATGGGGAAGAGTGAGGATAGTGCCTACTCACCACTCTCAGCCCCAACTCCTTGGTTGGTAGTCAGCACTAGGGGGGAATGTAGGGGAAGCAATAAGATCAGGAGAAAACCTGGTTTCAGGGAAGGCCAGGAAGTGAAGGGAATGTTTTGAATCAATCTACTTACCTGCTTGTTATCTggtttatttgttgattttcaagCTGAGTGGGAAAAGCACAGGTGAACCCTTCCAAGGACACATCACACTATTTTAGCTCCATAAAGTCCTGGAATGGCAGTCAGAGGCCTGTCTGGATCTTAATCCAGATCTCTGACCTCAAGTAAGTCCTTTCCAAATATGAGCCCTACTGTGACCATACATATAACAGAGAGTTGGAAGGGATGAGCTTTATATCTTCTGCTGGGTTTAATATCTGTGAGTCCTAGATACAACTGCTAGGGTCTGTCTGAGATATCACAGTTGTTGTCTAATGGCTTGTCTGATAAAAGGACCTATAAGGAAGGAACCTGAAGCTTGCTTGTTAAAAGTGCAAATCCAAACCCAAAAAACTGACTGCTGACATCATAGTGCATCTTTGTGTCAAAGGAAGAATCCTAAAATTTTAGGATAAGCCAGTATAATCTAGTCGTTAAAGTTTTGAAGACTGGCTGTTTTCCACTAAGCAGATGTGTAATTTGGGCAGGTTATTTGACCTCTCTGTATCTCATTTTCCTCAAGAAGAAAATGAGGATGACAGTAACATGTATCTCATAGAGTTgctgtgaatattaaataaaatgatgcaaGTAAAGCTTTAAACACATTTAGGAACTCGATATGTGTGAactatcattataattattattgtaaaataatcattattatagGAGGGACCCAACATTACCTTTCTGCTGTCTGTAAAACTCTACAGAAGGAAATATCTTAAAGTAAAgtgtgcaaaaataaataatacacatcATTCCACTTTCTGGAACTCTGTCCCTGACATGTGAAATTTCCAAGCATGTCATGAAGTCTTAAGCTTTCAAGAAAGTTTGGCGGTCCCATCAATCAAACAGGAGCATGTTCTTCTCTTACTCTTGGAAATCATATGTCTCAGGATATTTCTAGGTTTTAATTTTTGACCAATCCAGGGGGAATTTCTCAGTTGAGAGCACCTAGTGATCTCTCCCTTTAttcccctcttttctccttttagagGGCCTCCTCTTAAGCCTTATTCTTTTCCCCTACTTCTCCTTCATCCCTTCTACATTCTCTTGATTCAGTTACAGctctttcccctttcttccaCTTTACTCTCCTTTATCACACACCACACCCCTTTTTTCCACCTCACCCCTTTattccatttctctccatctccttatTCCACATTACCCCTTCCCCTTTATTCCCCAACACCCTCTCCTTTATCCCCCTCACCCCCCTTATCCCACATCACCgccctttatttcatttctctccatCCCTTTATCCCATATCACCCCTCCCCTCTATTCTCCATCACCCCTTCTCTTGTACCCCACATCACTACCCTTTATTCCACCTCACATCTTTATTCCATCTCTCTCCATCCCCTTATTCCAAATCACCCCTTCCCCTTTATTCCACTCACTCCATCCCTTTACACCATGTCACCCCTGCCCTTTATTCCACATCACCCTCTTCTATTTCGTtcctcttccccacctctctttccccttcagcTCCAGCTAGAGCTTCCCAACTCACcaacaaaatttcaaataaaaaaaacacacacacagtaagcCATGAATATGCTGCTGTCACAATACGATGTTTATTAATGATTAAATGCCAGAGAAGTTTTAACAATCACAAATCTTCGAGCTCTGCGGTTGTTACCCATTGTGCGATCAATTTCTAACCCTCAATACAATACATTCTTCATTCTATGGAACTTAGCAGTTGTTACCCCTCAATAACAGCTATAATTTTGGATGTCATACATAACCCATATCTGCGTGTTACCAGAGCATGTCCCGCAAATTTGTACCGTCCTGCATAGAGGAACTACAGAGACGATATTTAAGAACATTTGTAATCAGGTGACTTTTACTGCTTGGAACTATGTGTTTGTACCTAACTAGCTGTTTTGCTGACAACAGGATGTGGCTGCCAGCTATCTGTAAAACAGATCTAGgtaataaaatcaatttttttcctctaactttTGACCCCAGAAAAGCTAGTTGGGTTTCTCAGGATTTGGGGAGTGGCTGTTTGACGAGCCATTGGTCTAAATAATTTGGACAAAATTATCCTGAGGCGGTGGAGTGGCTGCGGGGACACGGCTATGAGTTGGTGTGACATGGTTTAGCATTAATTGTCAGCTGTCAGTAGGCTGACCTAACATCCTAGCATGCCTCTTGAGGGCCTTTCCAACTGAGCTCTTAGGAGGAGGGTAGGAAAGTCAGGAAAAGCATGCAATCCTCTTTGGGGGAGGGAAAGCACCTCGAGATTTGTGAGCTTCTCTGCGACAGGTGTTTACCACAAATGTCACATCAATTAAAGGAACAGCTGTAGTAAGGGAAAGCCAGGATCAGGGGTAAAAGAGAGAGGCAAGGTAGCACCAGGGCGCCTGAGCATGACACAGAAACATCTCCACTTTTACCAGCTGAAGGGACCGAGCATCCCCAGGAAAGGGGCTGGCAGTGTGTTTGGAATTCACAGCCTGACCCGAGCATCAGGTGGAACTCCTTCTTACCCTCAGATCTTTACCTTCAAGACTCTCCTTAATGTTTCCTGTGACATCCCAGGTCtacccccaccctttccccctgtCTGGCACCATATAGAAGGAAAAACATCTAAGGAAAGAAGTAGCCGATGCCAGTTTTGGCCTCCTTCTCCCGGGGCACACGGAGCAATGGGCGGTCTTGCTCCAGAATGGGGGGGTTACCCGCTCCTTCATCATCGTCATGGGAACGGGCAGTGCCGGGAGGCACAGCTGGCTCCTCAGAGGAACCTGGAAAATAGTAACAATGTTAACTCCTTATGTCTCTAGACTTCACACTTTGCACAGCACCCAAGGAACTAAGACCTAATTTTGAGCTTCAAATACAGTATGAGGCAAGAAGTTAGGGCAGAAATGATTACCCCCATTTGACATGTAAGAAAACTGCAGCCTAACAGTAGAACATACATCTCTAAATCTAGGCCCACTGTGGAAGTtgggtgtgtgggggtggggggcaggagggcagggccatGTTAGAGAACAGAAAGAGTGAGACAGATACCCCGTGCTTAGAGCAAATGGGCAATACCACCAGGGAAGCGAGGAAGTGGGCGTCCTCctaacaaccaccaccaccctaCAACCAGCCTGACTAATTTTACTAAGCAAATGAGTAACAAAGCTGGAGCCGGAAGCTTACAGAACTTCATGGAGGGGAGAAAGCAGGTGTCGGTCTTCAATGACTCTGAGGAGGACCTGTAGTCCACGACTTGGCCAGGCTGAGACTTGTTTTTAAGGAAGGTGGTATCTACAGGAAATGTAACAGCTGCATCTTCTTTGCAGAACTGGATGGTCTTTGGACTCTGAACTTCTTTAGAGTCAAGATTACTAGGCATTGGGACTGCTTCCACATTCATGATTTCTTCAAGATTGACAGCTAGGTCTGGCTGAGGGTCTGAAATTGTATTAAGAATGGAGACATCTTCAGGCTCTGGAGCCATATTTGTAATTTCATCTTCTTCAAAAGTGTTGGCTAAGTCTTTCTGAGAATCCGGAATTTTGTTGCAAATTTGAGTGCCCTCAGGCTCTGGAACCACACTGAGAACTGTGTCTTCTTCAAGATTGGGGTTTTCTTCAGAGTCTTGGATTGCACTGACATCAGAGTCTTCTTTGTGTCCTGGGATTTCTTCAGCGTCTGAGGCTTCTTCATCGTTTGGGACTCCACTTACATCTGAAGATTCTTCCTGGTTctgaatttcatcaaaatcagAGACATCTTCAGGGCTCGTTACCACATGGAGGGCTGGGACCTCTTCAGGGTTGGAGTCTTCTTCAGAGCCTGCAATTCCATTGACTTCTGGAGTTTCTTCATAATCTGGAATTTCTTCAGTATCTGTGGTTTCTTCATCATTTGGGACTCCATCAAGAGCTGGAACCTCTTCAAGACTGGGGTCTTCTTCAGAATCTGAGAGCCCATTAACCTCTGGGGATTCTTCATGATTTGGGAGTTCATGACCACCAGGGGCTTCTTCAGGGCTTGGGACCACATGAAGAGCTgggacttcatcaaaatcaaGGTCTTCACCAGAGTCTGAAATCCCATTGACCTCTGGGGCTTCTTCATGGTCTGGAATTTCTTCAGCATTTGAGGCTTCATCATTTTGGATTTCATCAAGGGCTGGGACCTCTTCAAGATTGGGGTCTTCTTCAGAATCTGGGTTTTCATCATTATCTGAGTCATCTGCATGGTCTGGGATTCCGTCAGTGTCAGGGGCTTCTTCATTGTCTGGGATTTCATCAGTATCTGAGGCTTCTTCATTGTTCGGGATTACATCAAGATAGGGAACTTCTGCTAGGTCAAGGTTTTGgtagtcttcaaaatctggtccTTCTTCAAGGTCGTGGTTTGGGTTTTCTCCAGGGTTGGGGATTTCTTGCACATCTCGGGCTACTTCAGGGTCTGGAACCATATCAAAATATGGTATTTCTTCAAAGTCTTGGATTTCAATGAGTTCTAGAATTTCATCATCAGGGTCTAGAATGTCCTCAAGGGGAGGAAGATCAAAATTCAGGGTATCGTCATCATCGTCGttgtcatcatcatcgtcatcttCATCAAGTTCTGGAATGCCTTCGAGATGTGGGCCTGGAATCTCAAGGTCATTTGGAATCTCGAGACCTTGGACTTCACCAAAGATTACTCCTTGATTGAGATATTCAAATACTAGTTCTTCATTGACTGGCACATCTTCCTCAGAGGACTCATCTTCCTCAAGGGGCTCATCTTCAGCAAGGACCTGGCCTTCGGGAAGGGCCTGACCTTCACCAAGGGACTGACCTTCAGCAAGGGCCTGACCTTCACCAGGGGTCTGACCACCAGCAGGGAACTGACCTTCATCAAAGGGCTTGCTTTGACCAAGGACAGCAGCCCGGGCTTCAGCAGAGTTTTCCACTGGATCAGAAAGTAAAGCATCCTCTTCCATCTTTATCCGTGCGCTCCTGATAGGGAACGAATTTGAAAAAGCAAGTCAGTTTGTATACTTGGGTTGACTAACATAAAGGTGGCCTGGGGTTGGGAGCCCCCATAGGTGATTCTCCTTCAGGCTAAGCATGAACAAACCAAGAAAACACTCACTGGATCTTCCTCAAATTCCTGCGTCTGATAAAATCAAGGGCTTCAGGACTGGATTTCCATACACGCTTAGCAACCTGCCTCTGAATATGGGGAGGCACCTGAGGGTAAAATTAGCAATGTTAGCCTTTATtacacaacatttttaaaatctatactCATCTCTATCAGGTACCCAGAACTGAAGGCACCATGCCCAGCTAATGTAGGAAGGATTTCTAGACTGGGAGATTTGTGGCTGCCTGCTTTGGATACCCCCAGGGATGCATGTGGAACTCTTCCTTGCCTTGTGAACAGGTGAAAGAGCTGTGAAATAAGTGTGTCCAAAGCTTCCACCTACCTGAAAGAGGATATCCCAGTTATCAATCATGGCACGGACCACACTGACAGAAGCAACATAGTGGTCAATCCCCAGTTTtgttttcctggactccctcttgGCAGATGTCCCCCTCTTCAGGAGAGCAGATCCAAACACCAAAGCCAAATTGGTGGAAGTCATACGATTGCCTGAAACCTAAGTAAAGGAAAGCAGAAAGTGATCAACTCTGAAGTAATAATGGAAGCtacacaaacaaaaatgtctctttttgttcttgtttccctctccctctgtctctctgtctctgtctctttctcataTACTCCCACACATCTCCCCTTCTGTAAATCTCGCTACCCTTTCCCAGAGCTTTTTACCAACTGTCCATCAATGCCAATGGAGTCCTCGCAGTTCTCAGTGATCTTATGCAGGACCTTCAGGAGACGCTCCAGGGTGTCACTGTGGCAAGGTGGCATCAGGTAAACCAGCAACTGCAAGGCAGAAAGCTGATCCTGTGGCTTCAGAGCTAGAGGAAGGAAAACAGGCACTGGCTTAGGGGGCTAACCTTGGCAGCAGCCTGATACAAAGAAAGGTGTGATTCTGGTTGAAAAATGCCAAAGGCTATGGATAAAGTactcaagcatcttttctttgCTCATTCTCATGGCATTTGAGCTCAGGATTCCTAAAAGCAAGAAGTGCTCCCATCAAAATCAGaccccctgggcttccctggtggcgcagtggttgagagtccgcctgccgatgcaggggacacgggttcgtgccccggtccgagaagatcccacatgccgcggagcggctgggcccgtgagccatggccgctgagcctgtgcgtccagagcctgtgctccacaacgggagaggccacaacagtgagaggcccgcgtaccgcaaaaaaaaaaaaaaaaagtaaaaatcagacCCCCTCCCTACAGAACCTAGGTTCTTCTTTGCCCTGAGAGGGTGCACACAGCTTCAAGAAGCTCTAGAGAGATTTCCAAACAACAGACTTATAGCGGAATCTGGAGAGGTGTTTTCATCTTCTGGTGTTCATTTTGCCTTAGTTCCTTGGGGTCTTGCAGCCTGAGCTCTGTCCCCAGAACCCCACATCCCCtgtactatttcctttccttgccCAACAAGGGAGAGCAGAAGACTCACTTGCTGTCAGGAGGAAGGACATGTACAGATCATCTGGCAGCAAAGAGTCCTTCATGTCACGGAAAAACTCCTTGAGGAGTGCGGCCACATCATGCACGTTCTGAGAGTCATCCAGCACTACATCCAGACCTTGATCAAATTCTTCACGGAgctagaaaaagagagagaatacatTCGGTGGCTGCTCTGCCCATCACAGGCTCCCTGCTGGCCACTCCTTCAGTAGGTCTCAGGCTTCAGTGGAGGTAGTTGGCTATACGGTGTGCCTAGGGGGCTAGAAAGAAGACTGTGCTCCCTTCACGAGGCATGACATTCTCTTCAGGTCTATGGgggagcccccacccccaccagttTTTTCTCACTGAAGGAACAAAAGCATATACATAGCTGATTTACCTTACGCACCCTCTGCTCAGAATATTCCAGGGTGAAAATCCCCACTGTGCTTAAGCCTGAAAGAAAAGACCAGGGGATGCTAAGTATCTGTGCTCACTGCCCCCACCCCTAGcatttcccttttcctcccccaTTGTATCCCAACCCCAACTGGTGGCAGGGGAATGTTTCAAGCCCTTCATCCCTTgacctctttcctctccccatctctagAACACCGTTCTTTCTCTTGAATTGCCTCCTACCTTGATTTAACCATCATTCTTGGCCCCTTACCATGTTTCTCAATGAAGCTGCAGCAAGCCTCAACAACCTGGGGGATTTGCTTGGCAATCGGATTGAGGCTCATTTTCCTTTTGGATCCCAGAAGTCGCTGGCCAATTGGAAAGGAAGTCTTGGAAAGTTGCAGGGTCTGCAGCAGCAGGGCCCCGTCCTCCAGTTCAGCCAGGCTATCCACAGAGACTGCACCCTGTGGAGAAACCCTCACTAGGTTAAAATGGGGGAGCAGGAGGGTCACTCCGGACCTTCCTGAAGATTGCATCACATTCACAACAGGAGACATTCT contains these protein-coding regions:
- the ARHGAP36 gene encoding rho GTPase-activating protein 36 isoform X2, translated to MLGRVPICESPRRRHRKKLLDSGLGNDFLAMTPKATKTTIVNVLGGAPGHNPDRRTKMISIHSLSELERLKLQETAYHELVARHFLSEFKPERALPIDRPNTLEKWFLILRGQERAVSLKTFGIRLEEVLVNELTRRKQLELRATMQIEEATRQAAGRRRGNVVQRMFGRIRRFFSRRRAEPSLPREFTRRGRRGAVSVDSLAELEDGALLLQTLQLSKTSFPIGQRLLGSKRKMSLNPIAKQIPQVVEACCSFIEKHGLSTVGIFTLEYSEQRVRKLREEFDQGLDVVLDDSQNVHDVAALLKEFFRDMKDSLLPDDLYMSFLLTATLKPQDQLSALQLLVYLMPPCHSDTLERLLKVLHKITENCEDSIGIDGQLVSGNRMTSTNLALVFGSALLKRGTSAKRESRKTKLGIDHYVASVSVVRAMIDNWDILFQVPPHIQRQVAKRVWKSSPEALDFIRRRNLRKIQSARIKMEEDALLSDPVENSAEARAAVLGQSKPFDEGSSEEPAVPPGTARSHDDDEGAGNPPILEQDRPLLRVPREKEAKTGIGYFFP
- the ARHGAP36 gene encoding rho GTPase-activating protein 36 isoform X4; the protein is MTPKATKTTIVNVLGGAPGHNPDRRTKMISIHSLSELERLKLQETAYHELVARHFLSEFKPERALPIDRPNTLEKWFLILRGQERAVSLKTFGIRLEEVLVNELTRRKQLELRATMQIEEATRQAAGRRRGNVVQRMFGRIRRFFSRRRAEPSLPREFTRRGRRGAVSVDSLAELEDGALLLQTLQLSKTSFPIGQRLLGSKRKMSLNPIAKQIPQVVEACCSFIEKHGLSTVGIFTLEYSEQRVRKLREEFDQGLDVVLDDSQNVHDVAALLKEFFRDMKDSLLPDDLYMSFLLTATLKPQDQLSALQLLVYLMPPCHSDTLERLLKVLHKITENCEDSIGIDGQLVSGNRMTSTNLALVFGSALLKRGTSAKRESRKTKLGIDHYVASVSVVRAMIDNWDILFQVPPHIQRQVAKRVWKSSPEALDFIRRRNLRKIQSARIKMEEDALLSDPVENSAEARAAVLGQSKPFDEGSSEEPAVPPGTARSHDDDEGAGNPPILEQDRPLLRVPREKEAKTGIGYFFP
- the ARHGAP36 gene encoding rho GTPase-activating protein 36 isoform X5; its protein translation is MNVLGGAPGHNPDRRTKMISIHSLSELERLKLQETAYHELVARHFLSEFKPERALPIDRPNTLEKWFLILRGQERAVSLKTFGIRLEEVLVNELTRRKQLELRATMQIEEATRQAAGRRRGNVVQRMFGRIRRFFSRRRAEPSLPREFTRRGRRGAVSVDSLAELEDGALLLQTLQLSKTSFPIGQRLLGSKRKMSLNPIAKQIPQVVEACCSFIEKHGLSTVGIFTLEYSEQRVRKLREEFDQGLDVVLDDSQNVHDVAALLKEFFRDMKDSLLPDDLYMSFLLTATLKPQDQLSALQLLVYLMPPCHSDTLERLLKVLHKITENCEDSIGIDGQLVSGNRMTSTNLALVFGSALLKRGTSAKRESRKTKLGIDHYVASVSVVRAMIDNWDILFQVPPHIQRQVAKRVWKSSPEALDFIRRRNLRKIQSARIKMEEDALLSDPVENSAEARAAVLGQSKPFDEGSSEEPAVPPGTARSHDDDEGAGNPPILEQDRPLLRVPREKEAKTGIGYFFP
- the ARHGAP36 gene encoding rho GTPase-activating protein 36 isoform X6, which gives rise to MISIHSLSELERLKLQETAYHELVARHFLSEFKPERALPIDRPNTLEKWFLILRGQERAVSLKTFGIRLEEVLVNELTRRKQLELRATMQIEEATRQAAGRRRGNVVQRMFGRIRRFFSRRRAEPSLPREFTRRGRRGAVSVDSLAELEDGALLLQTLQLSKTSFPIGQRLLGSKRKMSLNPIAKQIPQVVEACCSFIEKHGLSTVGIFTLEYSEQRVRKLREEFDQGLDVVLDDSQNVHDVAALLKEFFRDMKDSLLPDDLYMSFLLTATLKPQDQLSALQLLVYLMPPCHSDTLERLLKVLHKITENCEDSIGIDGQLVSGNRMTSTNLALVFGSALLKRGTSAKRESRKTKLGIDHYVASVSVVRAMIDNWDILFQVPPHIQRQVAKRVWKSSPEALDFIRRRNLRKIQSARIKMEEDALLSDPVENSAEARAAVLGQSKPFDEGSSEEPAVPPGTARSHDDDEGAGNPPILEQDRPLLRVPREKEAKTGIGYFFP